The sequence GAGCGGATAGAAAGGCTGAATGAGCGGGTTGATTCCTGGCGCGAGGGAATGGCCGTGTCCACAGGTTCGGGGGTTGAGATCTATACCGAAGGTCAGTCGACCACATTGGCAATACCGGTCGCGACCGTCTATTTCTTTTTTGCACCGTTTCCCTGGGAAGCATTCAGCGGATCGGCCCGCAACGCCTTCGGGGCTGCGGAAAATATCTTCATAATCGTAATTATCATCATCGGTTTCCCAGCACTCAGGATATTCTTCAAAGTAAAGTTTGTTGAGATGGCCCCTATATTCGCATTCTGTGTGCTTTATGCCGGTATGCATATTTGGGGGCTTTCAAATGTCGGTTTGGCGTGGCGGCATAAACAGACGATTATGCCTCTCTTCTTTATGCTCGTCGCTGTCGGCATTACTCAGAGACAGGTTGGCTGGGCTGCTCTTACGGGACGGACGCGGCGTCGCACAAAAGACCTAAGTATCGTGAGGGCAAATTAAAAGGATGTGTGGGATCGTCGGCATTGTAAATAATGGCGGCCGCGAGGCGAGCCGGGAAGTCCTTGAGAGGATGAACCGCGCCATATTTCACCGCGGGCCGGATGACGACGGTTTTTACCTGAAAGAGAATGTCGGGCTCGCGATGCGGCGGCTCGCGATCATTGATCTCGCCTCGGGAAAGCAGCCGATCTATGACGCCAGCCGCACAAAGTGGATCGTCTTTAACGGCGAGATCTATAACTATCAGGAATTGAGGCAAGAGCTTGAGGCAGATGGCGTTCATCTCTACACAAATTCAGATACCGAAGCGATCGTAAATCTATATGCGAAGTATGGTGCCGATTGCCTGAAGCGTTTGCGAGGAATGTTCGCTTTTGCGATCTGGGATGAGAGTGAAAAGGAGCTTTTCATTGCCCGCGACCGCGTCGGGAAAAAGCCGCTTCTGTATTCTCACCGTCCGAATGGCGATTTGATCTTCGGCTCCGAGTTCCTCGCACTTCTCGAACATCCTGACATTTCCCGTGAGGTCGACAACACCGCGATCGACGCCTATCTTTCTTATCTTTGCGTCCCGGCTCCCTTGACCGCCTATAAAGAGATCAGGAAGCTCGAGCCCGGCCATTGGATGAAATGGCGGGCGGGAAAGATCGAAACCTCGCGGTATTGGCTGCCCGACTTTTCGAAGAAGATCAAGATCACAGAGAGCGAAGCGATCGAGGAGACGACACGGATACTTCGCGAATCGACGAGACTCCGAATGATATCCGAGGTTCCGCTCGGTGCCTTTCTTTCCGGCGGGGTCGATTCATCGACTGTTGTTGCCCTGATGGCCGAGGAGAGTTCGCAGCCGGTCAAGACCTTTTCGATCGGCTTTGAGGAGCAGGATTTCAGCGAGCTTAAGTATGCCCGCCGTGTTGCCGAGCACGTAGGTGCCGAATATAACGAATTCATTGTCCGCCCTAATGCTCTCGATGTTATTCCGACCCTCGTTGAACATTACGGCGAGCCCTATGCCGACTCATCCGCGATCCCGACCTACTACGTAGCGAAGGAAACCCGCAGGCATGTCACTGTCGCCCTAAATGGCGATGGCGGAGATGAGAGTTTCGCGGGTTATGAGCGATATGCGGCGATGCTTGCGGCCGAGCAATATTCGAAGATACCCGGGGCTTTGAGAAAGGCGTTGATCGAGTTCCCGATCGGTCTTTATCCGACTTCGGAGATCAAAAAGTCGCGGGCGCGTGACGTCAAGCGTTTTCTCAAGGCTGCCGTTCTTCCGCGAAATGAACGTTATTTCCGCTGGATGTCTACCTTTGACCGTGAGACGAAGCCCGAGCTTTATGCCCGCGAATTTGCCGAATCGCTGAATGGGACACGAGCGTCAGATACTCTGGATCACTGGTTCGCGTCTGCCCGGGGTTCGGGGCTTCTTGATGCGGCGTTGCTAACGGACCAGATGACATATCTGCCAAACGATTTGCTCGTAAAGGTGGATATTGCGACAATGGCAAATTCACTGGAAGCTCGGTCGCCGTTTCTCGATCATAACCTGATCGAGTTTGCCGCGAGCCTGCCCGAAGGGCTTAAGATGTCGCGGCTTCGGCCGAAATATTTGCTCAAGAAGGTCGCCGAGCGGCTTGTGCCTCGTGAGGTGATTTACCGGCGAAAGATGGGATTTGGCGTCCCGGTCGGGAAATGGTTCCGCGGTGAAATGAAAGATTTTGTCCGCGAAGCCCTTCTCTCGGAAAGAGCTCTTGGCCGCGGAATAGTAAAGCCGGAGATGATGCGAAAGTATGTGGACGAGCACACCGGCGGCGAGCGCGACCATGCATTTCAGATCTGGACATTGCTGATGCTGGAACTTTGGTTTCAGCGATTTATTGATCGATAATTTCTCGGCAATTGCCGAACGAGTTTTATGAAAGGTGTAATACTTGCGGGCGGGTTAGGCTCGCGTCTTTTTCCGCTTACGAAGATAACGAACAAGCATCTTCTGCCGGTCTATAACCAGCCGATGATCTATTATCCGATCCGGACGCTGATCAATGCCGGCATCGACGACATTATGATCGTAACTGGCGGAAACTCAGCGGGTGATTTTTTAAAGCTGCTCGGTAATGGGAAAGATTTTGGACTCAAGCACGTTAACTATACTTATCAGGAAGGCGAGGGCGGCATTGCCGATGCTCTTTCATTGGTCGAGCATTTCGCTGATAAGGAACCGATCTGCGTCGTGCTTGGCGATAACATCATCGAGAAAAATATCCGTGCGGCCGCAGACGCATATCGCGAGCAAGGCAAGGGAGCGAAGATACTATTGAAGGAGGTCCACGACCCGCAACGTTTTGGTGTACCGGAACTGGATGGGCAACGCGTGCTTCGGATAGAGGAAAAGCCCGCGGAACCTAAATCGAGCTTTGCTGTTATCGGCATCTATTTCTACGACAACACGGTCTTTGACGTTATCAAGACACTTAAGCCGTCCGATCGCGGTGAGTTGGAAATAACCGATGTGAATAATCATTACATTGATCGTGGAGAGATGAGCTGGAATGAGCTCGATGGCTGGTGGACCGATGCCGGGACCTTTGAGAGCCTTTTGCGGGCGTCGAATATGGTTGCTGAAACCGGAGCGAATAACATAGGCAGCGTCTCGGCAGTCTGAGATCTTAAAAGAAAAGAAATGGCGGAAACAAAGAAAACGATGGTTGAATTCACCGAGGGCGAGATCAAGGATGTGGTCGTGTATCAGCTTAAAAAGTATCACGATGATCGCGGCTGGCTTGCCGAGCTGTTCCGGCACGATGAGCTTGCTGAGGAGTTCTTTCCGGTAATGTCCTACATTTCGTTCACAACTCCGGGAATCGCTCGCGGCCCACATGAACACGTCGACCAGGCGGACCTTTTCTGTTTCATCGGCCCGTCAACATTCAATATGCGTATGTGGGACAATCGCCCGGATTCGCCTACGTTCAACTACATGATGTCGTTCGATGCCGGTATCGACGAACCCCTGGCCGTCGTCGTGCCGAAGGGTGTTGTTCACGGCTACAAGAATATCGGCGATTCGGACGGAATGGTCATAAACTGTCCCAACCGGCTCTATATGGGCGAAGGTAAAAGGGAACCGATCGACGAAATTCGTCACGAAGACGATCCGGAAACGCCATATCGAATGGATTAAAATTCGGCAGCCGGCAGCGTGAACCCTACACAAACGTCTTGCCGCACCGCCTGCGAAGATAAAGCCGCGATGCGGTTGCCGGCTGCCGAACCCTTAAATGGCCGACGTCCTGCGCCAGTTCAATGAAAATTCTCCGAATCATCGCGAGGCTCAATGTAGGAGGCCCGGCCCGGCATGTCGTCTGGCTTACAAGGGCTCTCGAGGATGAAAACTATTCATCGCGTCTGATAGCTGGAAGCGTCCCGGAAGGCGAAGAAAGCATGGAGTACTTCGCCGAGGAGAACGGAGTCGAGCCGGTTTACCTTCGCGAGATGAGCCGGGAACTTTCGCTCCGCGACGTTATCTCGTTATTTAAGGTCTATCGCGAACTGTTGCGATTCGAACCCGACTTGATCCACACACACACGGCGAAAGCGGGCACGATCGGCAGGGCCGCAGCTTTTGCTTACAGATGGCTCACACTTTCTACGTTGGTCGGGCGGCCAAGACGAGTGAGGATGGTTCACACATTTCACGGCCACGTTTTTCATAGCTACTACGGTGCGGCGAAAACATCCCTTTTTCTCTTCATTGAACGGGTTCTTGCAAGGTTTGCGACCGATCGGATCGTCGTCATCAGCCGGCAGCAGCTTGAAGAGATAAACACTACTTTCAAGGTCGGCAAACCCAAGCAATTCAAGGTGATCCCGCTCGGGATCGATCTTGAGCCGTTCGATGTGACGCTAGACGCACGTTCCGCTATCCGATCCGAATGGAAGGTCGCCGACGATCAACTGCTTTTCGGTTTCGTTGGCCGGCTTACGGAGATAAAGAACATCCCGCTATTGATCGAGGCTATGGGACGCCTAATGACGACGGACGCATCCCTATCGGAAAAGATGAAGTTCGTTATCGTCGGCGATGGGCAACTGCGACCAGAATTGGAAGGACTTGTGAATGATGCTGGTTTGGACAACGAGATCATCTTTGCGGGAAACCGGACTGATATTCCTGCGGTGTATTCTGCTCTTGACGCCGTAGTTCTGACATCGCTGAATGAAGGAACGCCGCTTTCGCTGATCGAGGCGATGGCCGCAGGCAAACCTGTCATTTCTTCGATGGTCGGCGGTGTTGCGGATCTCTTAGGTGCATTCGAGGACGACCTCGACGGTTTTCATCGATACGAGCGTGGACTCGGTTTTGCCTCGGGGGACGCCAAAGGGTTAGAAATGTGCTTGAACTATTTGGGGAATAATGAAAAATTACGTAATGAGCTCGGGCAAAATGGTAAGGTCTTTGTTAGAAAATTTTATTCGAAGGAACGGCTGATCGACGACGTAAAGGCTCTTTACCGTGAGCTTGTTTGAACGTCTCAACATTGATTTTTAGTCTCTTAGCGTGCTCGAAATATTAAGGAATCCAGTTGCGGCAGGCTTGACCGGGTTTGCGTGCGCCGTGCTTTTTACGGGTGCAGTGCGGTCGTTTGCCTGGCGTTTCGGCTTCGTCGCAAAACCTAAGTCCGACAGGTGGCACAAGCGGCCGACCGCGATGTTGGGTGGTGTAGCGATCTTCGCTGCAGTAGTTCTTGTCGATCTCTTGATCGTTCCCCTGTCTACTGATTCACTGGTGATCCTGTCGGCGAGTACCTTCCTTTTTTTGGTCGGGCATTTAGATGATCAGCTAAACATAAAGCCGTATCAAAAGCTGATCGGACAACTGATCGGGGCGTCGATCGTTGTAGGCTTCGGCATGCGTCTCCCTTTGACGGGTATGGAGCTCGTTGATATCTGGATCACGGTGTTCTGGCTGGTCGGTATCACAAATGCCATCAATCTTCTCGACAATATGGACGGCCTTGCCGCCGGGATCGCCGCCATTGCCGCCATTTCGCTGGCATACGGACTCGCCGCGAACGGGCAAACGGCTGAGGCTGCATTGGTCGCGGTGTTTGTTGGTGCGTTGGCCGGCTTCCTGGTCTTTAACTTCAATCCGGCGTCCATTTTTATGGGCGATTCCGGATCGATGTTCGTAGGATTTTTTCTCGCAAGCTCCGTGCTTCTGAGCGACACCGGCGGGCGTTCCCGAGGGATCCTAACTATCCTAGCGGTTCCGGTGCTGATCCTTTTCGTCCCGATCTTTGACACAACATTCGTAACGCTTCTGCGAAAGCTTTGGGGCCGGAAGGCCTCGCAGGGTGGCAGAGACCACACCTCGCATCGGTTGGTCGCACTGGGACTTACGGAGAGGTCGGCCGTGCTGATGCTGTGGGCGTTTGCGGTCGCTGCGGGTATTTTGGCCTTA comes from Acidobacteriota bacterium and encodes:
- a CDS encoding NTP transferase domain-containing protein, whose protein sequence is MKGVILAGGLGSRLFPLTKITNKHLLPVYNQPMIYYPIRTLINAGIDDIMIVTGGNSAGDFLKLLGNGKDFGLKHVNYTYQEGEGGIADALSLVEHFADKEPICVVLGDNIIEKNIRAAADAYREQGKGAKILLKEVHDPQRFGVPELDGQRVLRIEEKPAEPKSSFAVIGIYFYDNTVFDVIKTLKPSDRGELEITDVNNHYIDRGEMSWNELDGWWTDAGTFESLLRASNMVAETGANNIGSVSAV
- a CDS encoding dTDP-4-dehydrorhamnose 3,5-epimerase family protein translates to MVEFTEGEIKDVVVYQLKKYHDDRGWLAELFRHDELAEEFFPVMSYISFTTPGIARGPHEHVDQADLFCFIGPSTFNMRMWDNRPDSPTFNYMMSFDAGIDEPLAVVVPKGVVHGYKNIGDSDGMVINCPNRLYMGEGKREPIDEIRHEDDPETPYRMD
- the asnB gene encoding asparagine synthase (glutamine-hydrolyzing), with the protein product MCGIVGIVNNGGREASREVLERMNRAIFHRGPDDDGFYLKENVGLAMRRLAIIDLASGKQPIYDASRTKWIVFNGEIYNYQELRQELEADGVHLYTNSDTEAIVNLYAKYGADCLKRLRGMFAFAIWDESEKELFIARDRVGKKPLLYSHRPNGDLIFGSEFLALLEHPDISREVDNTAIDAYLSYLCVPAPLTAYKEIRKLEPGHWMKWRAGKIETSRYWLPDFSKKIKITESEAIEETTRILRESTRLRMISEVPLGAFLSGGVDSSTVVALMAEESSQPVKTFSIGFEEQDFSELKYARRVAEHVGAEYNEFIVRPNALDVIPTLVEHYGEPYADSSAIPTYYVAKETRRHVTVALNGDGGDESFAGYERYAAMLAAEQYSKIPGALRKALIEFPIGLYPTSEIKKSRARDVKRFLKAAVLPRNERYFRWMSTFDRETKPELYAREFAESLNGTRASDTLDHWFASARGSGLLDAALLTDQMTYLPNDLLVKVDIATMANSLEARSPFLDHNLIEFAASLPEGLKMSRLRPKYLLKKVAERLVPREVIYRRKMGFGVPVGKWFRGEMKDFVREALLSERALGRGIVKPEMMRKYVDEHTGGERDHAFQIWTLLMLELWFQRFIDR
- a CDS encoding glycosyltransferase codes for the protein MKILRIIARLNVGGPARHVVWLTRALEDENYSSRLIAGSVPEGEESMEYFAEENGVEPVYLREMSRELSLRDVISLFKVYRELLRFEPDLIHTHTAKAGTIGRAAAFAYRWLTLSTLVGRPRRVRMVHTFHGHVFHSYYGAAKTSLFLFIERVLARFATDRIVVISRQQLEEINTTFKVGKPKQFKVIPLGIDLEPFDVTLDARSAIRSEWKVADDQLLFGFVGRLTEIKNIPLLIEAMGRLMTTDASLSEKMKFVIVGDGQLRPELEGLVNDAGLDNEIIFAGNRTDIPAVYSALDAVVLTSLNEGTPLSLIEAMAAGKPVISSMVGGVADLLGAFEDDLDGFHRYERGLGFASGDAKGLEMCLNYLGNNEKLRNELGQNGKVFVRKFYSKERLIDDVKALYRELV